Proteins co-encoded in one Kutzneria chonburiensis genomic window:
- a CDS encoding RecB family exonuclease, with the protein MTYRSVSQLKSYARCAYGYYLERVAKAWTRPAAWLPQGVAVHEAVEAVERSGRTMTAAQAQGVFRESYAREVNASAATCPNFNWWMPSGRHQGEADIARRWGLGLDQVAAYVDYVETHPHEVIWVAPDGTPAIELEFEVRFGTVIVRGYLDQAVEVDGEVRVRDVKTGLPPDDELQLGVYGVALSKTYDVEVRTGDYWMAKAGRPAHPYDLTAWTEERITEAFEEMDAGVRSGRFEPDPEPAKCDRCPVKDKCEFGPMADFLRPGT; encoded by the coding sequence GTGACCTACCGATCCGTCAGCCAGCTCAAGAGCTACGCGCGATGCGCGTACGGGTACTACCTGGAGCGGGTGGCAAAGGCGTGGACCCGCCCTGCGGCATGGTTGCCGCAGGGCGTTGCGGTCCACGAAGCCGTGGAAGCTGTTGAACGCTCGGGCCGCACCATGACGGCCGCACAAGCTCAAGGCGTGTTCCGGGAGAGCTATGCCAGAGAGGTCAATGCGTCAGCGGCGACCTGTCCGAACTTCAACTGGTGGATGCCCAGCGGCCGGCATCAGGGCGAAGCCGACATCGCGCGCCGGTGGGGCCTCGGCCTGGACCAGGTGGCGGCTTACGTGGACTATGTGGAGACCCACCCGCACGAGGTGATCTGGGTAGCGCCTGACGGGACACCCGCCATCGAGCTGGAGTTCGAGGTCCGGTTCGGCACGGTGATCGTGCGGGGATACCTAGACCAGGCGGTTGAAGTCGACGGCGAGGTGCGGGTACGTGATGTCAAGACGGGCCTGCCGCCGGACGACGAGCTTCAGCTTGGCGTGTACGGCGTAGCGCTCAGCAAGACCTATGACGTGGAGGTGCGAACCGGGGACTACTGGATGGCCAAGGCGGGCCGGCCGGCCCATCCCTACGACCTGACGGCCTGGACTGAGGAGAGGATCACGGAGGCGTTCGAGGAGATGGATGCAGGAGTTCGAAGTGGACGCTTCGAGCCTGACCCGGAGCCGGCCAAGTGCGACCGGTGCCCGGTCAAGGACAAGTGCGAGTTCGGTCCCATGGCCGATTTTCTGCGACCCGGCACTTAA
- a CDS encoding toprim domain-containing protein, whose protein sequence is MTASDQIAICEGELDTVTAAACGLDAVGVPGVEAWQPHFAPAFLGYERVYLLADNDDSGQGLKFAERIAGELPNARVVLMPHGHDVNSLVMQQGKRSLLERITD, encoded by the coding sequence ATGACCGCATCGGATCAGATCGCCATCTGTGAAGGCGAGCTGGACACCGTCACCGCCGCTGCCTGCGGGCTCGACGCGGTGGGAGTCCCGGGCGTCGAAGCCTGGCAACCTCACTTTGCTCCCGCGTTCCTTGGCTACGAACGGGTGTACCTGTTGGCCGACAACGACGACAGCGGACAGGGCCTGAAGTTCGCCGAGCGGATCGCCGGAGAGCTGCCGAACGCGCGAGTCGTGCTCATGCCGCATGGGCATGACGTCAACTCGCTGGTCATGCAGCAAGGGAAGAGGTCCCTGCTGGAGAGGATCACCGATTGA
- a CDS encoding AAA family ATPase: MADKGFILRRGQLALVAAGPGTGKSAFALTQALKSRVPTLYLSADSDAFVQLTRSLSILMGWTLEQSARAVLRDDLGAAQQVLAGLPIRFEFSASPTLDQIELTMAAYEEVYGSYPTLVVVDNITNVQAGLGEDEGSAGLDRLMDYLSTMARETRACVLGLHHVTSGFNDADKPVPLSGVKNQVSRVPALIGTMFKPVRDEWSEDVLCFSKVKDRNGRADPSGHDYVELRFAGDRMLIEDMAA, encoded by the coding sequence TTGGCGGACAAGGGATTTATCCTTCGGCGGGGTCAGCTGGCGCTGGTCGCTGCTGGGCCGGGGACGGGCAAGAGCGCGTTTGCCTTGACGCAGGCACTGAAGAGTCGAGTCCCGACGCTGTACCTGTCCGCCGACAGTGACGCTTTCGTCCAGCTCACGCGGTCGCTGTCCATCCTTATGGGATGGACGCTGGAGCAGTCGGCCCGCGCGGTACTCCGGGACGACCTGGGTGCGGCGCAGCAGGTTCTCGCTGGCTTGCCGATCAGGTTTGAGTTCAGCGCCTCGCCGACGCTCGACCAGATCGAGTTGACCATGGCGGCCTATGAGGAGGTGTACGGGTCCTATCCGACGCTCGTCGTCGTCGACAACATCACCAATGTCCAAGCTGGGCTAGGGGAAGACGAGGGATCGGCCGGGCTGGACAGGCTGATGGACTACTTGTCAACCATGGCAAGGGAAACCCGTGCGTGCGTGCTCGGTCTGCATCATGTGACCTCGGGGTTCAACGATGCGGACAAGCCGGTCCCGTTGTCCGGAGTGAAGAACCAGGTTTCCCGGGTGCCTGCTCTCATCGGGACGATGTTCAAGCCGGTCAGGGACGAGTGGAGCGAGGACGTCCTGTGCTTCTCGAAGGTGAAGGACAGGAACGGCCGCGCCGATCCAAGTGGGCACGACTACGTGGAGTTGCGGTTCGCGGGTGATCGGATGCTGATCGAGGACATGGCCGCGTAG
- a CDS encoding metallophosphoesterase encodes MRRTYVVISDTQIPYQDQRALAGVIRFIGSYQPDEVVQIGDLADFPQPSQWSKDSRGEYEGSIFRDAETVKEKFLKPLRAVYSGQVGVIEGNHDLRPRQYLKRYAPALEGSPAFELENLFDFKAFDVAKLPDFYEFSPGWLMCHGHLARFNISPIAGNTALNGAKKIGKSVVMGHTHRLGKGSHSVGYDGKITSTLTGVEVGHLMDMKAAGYLKRGVGDWQMGFGVIHVDGHHVQAEVIAIRHRKFIVDGQTYSC; translated from the coding sequence GTGAGGCGGACCTACGTCGTAATCAGCGACACCCAGATCCCGTACCAGGATCAGCGAGCGCTGGCAGGGGTCATCCGCTTCATCGGCTCGTACCAACCCGATGAGGTCGTGCAGATCGGAGACCTCGCCGACTTTCCCCAACCATCGCAGTGGTCCAAGGACTCGCGTGGCGAGTACGAGGGAAGCATCTTCCGTGACGCCGAGACGGTGAAGGAGAAGTTCCTCAAGCCGCTTCGAGCTGTCTACTCGGGACAGGTCGGCGTGATCGAGGGCAACCACGACCTTCGCCCTCGGCAGTACCTCAAGCGGTATGCGCCCGCACTGGAGGGATCGCCGGCGTTCGAGTTAGAGAACCTGTTCGACTTCAAGGCGTTCGACGTCGCGAAGCTGCCCGACTTCTACGAGTTCAGCCCCGGCTGGCTGATGTGCCACGGCCACTTGGCCCGGTTCAACATCTCGCCCATCGCTGGGAACACGGCGTTGAACGGGGCGAAGAAGATCGGCAAGTCCGTGGTCATGGGCCACACACACCGACTGGGCAAGGGATCCCACTCGGTCGGCTACGACGGGAAGATTACCTCCACCCTGACCGGCGTCGAAGTCGGGCACCTCATGGACATGAAGGCTGCCGGCTACCTGAAGCGCGGCGTGGGCGACTGGCAAATGGGATTCGGCGTGATCCATGTCGACGGCCACCACGTCCAGGCCGAAGTCATCGCCATCAGGCACCGAAAGTTCATTGTGGACGGACAAACCTATTCCTGCTGA
- a CDS encoding CHC2 zinc finger domain-containing protein, which translates to MHGEEHASASISFSRNAFRCHGCGSKGDVLSIIRQQEGGDHSSAVRRAEEISGGRYEPVPRRTDGKPRRRVFGQPGTGSAERPGDRRPLPPWLRS; encoded by the coding sequence GTGCACGGCGAGGAACACGCATCCGCGTCAATCTCGTTCTCCCGCAACGCGTTCCGCTGCCACGGCTGCGGCTCGAAAGGGGACGTCCTGTCGATCATCCGACAACAGGAAGGAGGAGATCATTCCAGCGCTGTCCGACGGGCAGAAGAAATATCTGGCGGACGCTACGAGCCGGTACCACGCCGCACTGACGGGAAGCCCCGCCGAAGAGTATTTGGCCAGCCGGGGACTGGGAGCGCAGAGCGTCCGGGAGATCGTCGACCGCTACCGCCTTGGCTACGTAGCTGA